The nucleotide sequence TGCTCGGGTGCGCGCACGCGGCGAGCGAGAAGGCCAGGGCCAAGGCGCCGAGGGCGCGCCAGCGCCGGTGAAGTCGGAACATCCGGTCGAGCGTCCTTTGGGTCGGGACAGGAACCGGCGGTCACGGTAGTCGCCTGGTCGGGCGATCCACCATCCCGCCCCGGCGCTCAGGCCGAGCGGCGCAGGTTGCGGTAGTCGTCGAGCGCGATGACCTCGGCTCCCCGCGACGCGGGCGAGAGCCCCGCCGGCGGTGACCCCTCGCCGAGCCGGGCGAGGTAGGCGAGATGGGCGGTCTCCCGCTCGCTGCGCTCCCCGAGGTCGGGGCCGGCCAGCGCCGCCGCGAGCGCCTGCCAGAGACCGCGTGGGCCTCTGAACACGGGGCCCGTCACCGGATCGCTCGTCACTCGCTGCACGACACAGACATCGCAGATCCCGCTCGTTCCGACCTGAGCCGTCCGGCTCATTCGGGCCCCAAATGATCCGCGCGTCTCACCCGCAATAGGTCGAACAACCTGCCCCGCCAGGGGACGCCGCGAGGGATGCGGCCCGGGCGAAGACCTCGTCGAGCATCGCCTCCGTGAGCCGCCCGGTGAAGGTGTTCTGCTGGCTGGGGTGGTACGAGCACAGGACCGTGCGACCGTCCGCGAGGGCGACCTCCCGCCCGTGGGCGAACGCCGGCCGGGGGCGCAGCGCGAGCTCCCGGCACAACGTCTGGTAGGCGAACTGCCCGAGAGCCACGAACACCCGGACGTGGCGGAGCAAGGACAACTCTCGCCGCAGGAACGGCGCGCAGCGGTCCCGCTCCTCGGGGGTGGGCTTGTTCCCGGGCGGGGCGCAGCGAACGGCCGCGGTCACGTACGCCCCTAGCAGACGCAGACCGTCGTCACGGCCGGCGCTCACCGGCTGGTTGGCGAGCCCGGCTCGGTACAGCGCCCGGTACAGCCAGTCCCCGCTGCGATCGCCGGTGAACATGCGGCCGGTGCGGTTGCCACCGTGGGCCGCTGGCGCCAGGCCGACCACCAGCACCCGCGCCCGGGGGTCGCCGAAACCGGGCACGGGGCGGGCCCAATAGTCCTGGTCGCGATACGCGGCGCGCTTGGTCGCGCCCACCTGCTCGCGGTAGGTGACCAGGCGGGGGCAGGCCCGGCAGCTCACCACCTCCGCTTCGAGGCGTTCGAGCGAGTCGCCGGTGCTCACGCACGGCAGACTACGGCGCGGCGCCGTGCGGGCCGTCGGTCGGCCGCCCCGCACGGGTAGGTTGTCCGGCACGCATGGCCAGAACGAGAACCGCTCCTGCCGCCACCCTGGTGCTGTTCGTGCGCCACGGGCTCACCCCCACCACCGGTGATGTCCTCCCCGGCCGAGCGAGAGGCCTGCGGCTCTCCGAGCAGGGCCGCGAGCAGGCCGAGCAGGTGGCCCGGCGCCTGGCCACGGTCCGCAAGGTCGCGGCGGTCTATGCGTCGCCGCTGGAGCGCACCCGTGAGACCGCCAAGCCGATCGCCCGGATGCTGGGGCTGCCGGTGCGCGTCGAGCGGGGCTTGCTCGAGTGCGACTTCGGAGCCTGGACCGGTCGCCAGCTCAAGGAACTGCGCCGGCTACCCGAGTGGCGGGTGGTGCAACGCCATCCGAGCGGCTTCCGGTTCCCCGGCGGGGAGTCGTTCCTCGAGATGCAGGCCCGCATGGTGGGCACGGTCCAGCGCCTCGTAGCGGCTCACCCCGGCGAGGCGATCGTGGCGGTCTCCCACGCTGACCCGATCAAGGCTGCGGTGGCCCACGCCGTGGGCTCCCACCTGGACCTGTTCCAGCGCGTCGTCATCTCACCCTGCTCGGTCACCGCCGTCTGGTACGGCAGCGGTGGGCCGACGGTGCTGACCACCAACTCGACCGGCGACGACCTCGGCCAGCTGGCACGCTCATGAACGCTTCGTACGACCTGCATCCCGATCGCTTCGCCACCGGCGCGATCGGTGAGCCCGGCCAACGCGTGTTCTTCCTCCAGGCGGTCGAGGACGACGAGGTGGTGACCCTCCGAGTGGAGAAGCAGCAGGTGGCCGCGCTGGCGGAGTACCTGGCGGGCATCCTCGCGGATCTCCCCCCGACCGATCCCGTGTCCCCCACCGAGGCCGACCTGGTCGAGCCTCTCACCCCGGCATGGACGGTGGGGGCGCTGGCGGTGGCCTACGACGAGAGCTCGGACCGGGTGCTCATCGTGGCCGAGGAGCTCGTGGCCCTCGACGAAGACACCGGCGAGCCCGAGGGGGAGCCGGCGAGCGCCCGGTTCCACGTCACCCGCGCCCAGGTCAACGGCTTCATCCGTCGAGCGGTCGAGGTCGTTCGGGCCGGCCGGCCACGATGCGTCATCTGCGGCCGGCCGATGGACCCAAGTGGGCACGTATGCCCCCGCAGCAATGGGCACTCGAGCCGGTAGAACGCAAGACATGCTCCCCGAGCGGCACGAGATCCTGCGACGGGGCACGATCGAGGTGCGCGGCCGCCTGCCCTGGAGCAGCAACGCCACGTTCCTGGCCCGAGTGTGCCTGGAGGGTGCCGGGTGCGACGCGGTGTACAAGCCGCTGCGTGGCGAGCGCCCGCTGTGGGACTTCCCGCGGAAGCTCTACCGCAGGGAGGTCGCGGCCTACGAGCTGTCCGAGGCGCTCAGCTGGGGCATCGTTCCCTTCACGGTCGAGGTCGAGGACGCGCCGCTAGGTGAGGGGTCGCTGCAGGAGTTCATCGACGCGGAGCTCGAGCAGCACTACTTCACCCTCTACGACG is from Rhabdothermincola sediminis and encodes:
- a CDS encoding uracil-DNA glycosylase, which encodes MSTGDSLERLEAEVVSCRACPRLVTYREQVGATKRAAYRDQDYWARPVPGFGDPRARVLVVGLAPAAHGGNRTGRMFTGDRSGDWLYRALYRAGLANQPVSAGRDDGLRLLGAYVTAAVRCAPPGNKPTPEERDRCAPFLRRELSLLRHVRVFVALGQFAYQTLCRELALRPRPAFAHGREVALADGRTVLCSYHPSQQNTFTGRLTEAMLDEVFARAASLAASPGGAGCSTYCG
- a CDS encoding MSMEG_4193 family putative phosphomutase, translated to MARTRTAPAATLVLFVRHGLTPTTGDVLPGRARGLRLSEQGREQAEQVARRLATVRKVAAVYASPLERTRETAKPIARMLGLPVRVERGLLECDFGAWTGRQLKELRRLPEWRVVQRHPSGFRFPGGESFLEMQARMVGTVQRLVAAHPGEAIVAVSHADPIKAAVAHAVGSHLDLFQRVVISPCSVTAVWYGSGGPTVLTTNSTGDDLGQLARS
- a CDS encoding DUF3090 domain-containing protein — translated: MNASYDLHPDRFATGAIGEPGQRVFFLQAVEDDEVVTLRVEKQQVAALAEYLAGILADLPPTDPVSPTEADLVEPLTPAWTVGALAVAYDESSDRVLIVAEELVALDEDTGEPEGEPASARFHVTRAQVNGFIRRAVEVVRAGRPRCVICGRPMDPSGHVCPRSNGHSSR